taatgtggaaccccaggacagtccatggggacagagagacggtaaccctcctctatagacaggatcacctgtaatgtggaaccccaggacagtccatggggacagagagacggtaacgctcctctatagacaggatcacctgtcaGGGAAGAGGTCACAGGTTACACTCAGGTCAAAGGGTAAAGACGAACACCTTTTCACTCAGAACTTGTCAGCATGGAGTGACCATGTAGAGTTCCAAATGATGATGAAACttccacctagcctatcagagagCAGGATAGATCTACTATTACCATAATGCTAAAACCTGTCAGATCCTCTCAGAGGGACTAAGGGTCCATTTGGGATTtggccaaagaacaccataactCACATCCTGATTGGACAAGAGGGAATAACAGAACATTAGAACTCCCATCCTGATTGGACAAGACGGAATAACAGAACACCATAACTAACATCCTGATTGGACAAGAGGGAATAACAGAACATTAGAACTCCCATCCTGATTGGACAAGAGGGAATAACAGAACACCATAACTCACATCCTGATTGGACAAGAGGGAATAACAGAACATTAGAACTCCCATCCTGATTGGACAAGACAGAATAACAGAACACCATAACTCACATCCTGATTGGACAAGAGGGAATAACATAACATTATAACTCACATCCTGATTGGACATCTCCCAGTAAGGTCTCTCCCCGTACGACATCACTTCCCACATGACGATGCCGTAGCTCCAGACGTCGGAGGCTGAAGAGAACTTCCTGTAGGTGATGGCCTCGGGAGCTGTCCAACGGACCGGGACCTTATCCCCCTGGGCAGAGGACAGAAATAAAACCTGGATCAAACAACAACTATATAGAGAACTTCCTGTAGGTGATGGCCTCGGGAGCTGTCCAACGGAGCGGGACCTTATCCCCCTGGGCAGAGGACAGAAATAAAACCTGGATCAAACAGCAACTATATAGAGAACTTCTATTAACCAGGACCCTATGGACTGAAGTCtaacccctatatagtacacttctaTTAACCAGGACCCTATGGACTGAAGTCTAACccatatatagtacacttctattaaccagggccctatggactGAAGTCTAACccatatatagtacacttctattaaccagggccctatggactGAAGTCtaacccctatatagtacacttctaTTAACCAGGACCCTATGGACTGAAGTCtaacccctatatagtacacttctattaaccagggccctatggactGAGGTCtaacccctatatagtacacttctaTTAACCAGGACCCTATGGACTGAAGTCtaacccctatatagtacacttctaTTAACCAGGACCCTATGGACTGAAGTCtaacccctatatagtacacttctaTTAACCAGGACCCTATGGACTGAAGACTAACCCCTATATAGGACACTTctattaaccagggccctatggactGAGGTCtaacccctatatagtacacttctaTTAACCAGGACCCTATGGACTGAAGTTAAACACcttacacacacctacacacacacactccttaccATGGTGTTATATGCAGGCTCAGGGTGGTCCTCTAGGACTCTGGACAGGCCAAAGTCAGACACCTTACACACCAGACCCTCATCTACCAGGATGTTGCGAGCGGCCAGGTCACGGTGCACGTAGCCCAAGTCAGACAGGTAGGTCATCCCTGACGCCACGCCATGCAGCATCCCCACCAGCTGGACCACTGTGAAGTGGCCATCATgctgctggagagggagagagagagagagagagagaggcagagagagagaggcagagagagagagggagagggagagagtgggagagagagggagagggagagggagagggagagggagagagggagagagagagagaaagagagagagagagagggagagagagggagggagagggagagagggagagagagggagagagagggagcgagagagagagatagagggagagagatagagagggagagaaagagagagagagagagagagagagagagagagaaagagagcgggagaaagagagagagagaccgagagagagacagagacagagagagagagggagagggagggcgagagagggagagggagagagaaagagagagagagagagagagagacagggagggagggagagagagagagacagggagggagagagagagacagggagggagagagacagggacggagggagagagagagacagggagagagagagagagagggagagagagagacagggagggagggagagagagagagagagagacagagagagacagagagagagagagagagagggagagagagagacagggagggagggagagagagagagagacagggacggagggagagagagagagagacagggacagagggagagagaaagagagagaggagacagacagagaggacagacttCCTACATGAC
This sequence is a window from Oncorhynchus masou masou isolate Uvic2021 unplaced genomic scaffold, UVic_Omas_1.1 unplaced_scaffold_9346, whole genome shotgun sequence. Protein-coding genes within it:
- the LOC135538275 gene encoding ephrin type-A receptor 4a-like codes for the protein EFGEVCSGCLRTPGQKEIPVAIKTLKGGYVEPQRRDFLREASIMGQFDNPNIIRLEGVVTKSRPVMIVVEYMENGSLDSFLRQHDGHFTVVQLVGMLHGVASGMTYLSDLGYVHRDLAARNILVDEGLVCKVSDFGLSRVLEDHPEPAYNTMGDKVPVRWTAPEAITYRKFSSASDVWSYGIVMWEVMSYGERPYWEMSNQDDDVILSIEERYRLSVPMDCPG